A genomic segment from Nicotiana tabacum cultivar K326 chromosome 7, ASM71507v2, whole genome shotgun sequence encodes:
- the LOC107827150 gene encoding autophagy-related protein 18a, whose amino-acid sequence MTSALPSSSPWPDSNPFVSPHMSENSPQALESGDRSFLSDLSDISSAITAATADDDEHRAETSVTSPAAAATTTTVQNINPNPTSISLPVDSSTPNILYLSFNQDHGCFAAGTDRGFRIYNCDPLREIFRRDFAGNANGGGGICVVQMLFRCNILALVGGGPEPQYPLNKVMIWDDHQSRCIGELSFRSEVKSVRLRRDRIVVVLAQKIFVYNFADLKLLHQIETVANPKGLCEVSQVSGSMVLVCPGLQKGQVRVEHYASKRTKFIMAHDSRIVCFALTNDGRLLATASSKGTLVRVFNTLDGSLVQEVRRGADRAEIYSLAFSSTAQWLAVSSDKGTVHVFNLKVDSAALGVDRPRGASESNATSPSAVSHLSFIRGVLPKYFSSEWSVAQFRLPEGLQHIVAFGHQKNTVVILGMDGSFYRCQFDAAAGGEMTLLEHHSFLKPEENF is encoded by the exons ATGACCTCTGCCCTCCCTTCCTCCTCCCCTTGGCCCGATTCCAACCCTTTCGTTTCCCCTCACATGTCGGAAAATTCACCTCAGGCTCTAGAATCCGGTGATCGTTCCTTTCTATCTGACCTCTCCGATATCTCCTCCGCCATCACTGCCGCCACAGCTGATGATGATGAACACCGCGCTGAAACCTCCGTTACCTCCCCTGCTGCCGCCGCTACTACTACTACCGTACAAAATATTAACCCTAATCCTACTTCAATTTCTCTTCCCGTTGATTCTTCTACACCGAATATCCTTTACCTCTCCTTCAACCAGGATCACGGTTGCTTTGCGGCGGGCACCGATCGCGGGTTCCGGATCTACAACTGCGACCCGCTTCGCGAGATTTTCCGCCGCGATTTTGCCGGTAATGCTAATGGCGGAGGTGGAATTTGTGTTGTTCAGATGCTTTTTCGATGCAATATTCTGGCGTTGGTTGGAGGTGGCCCGGAACCTCAATATCCTTTAAACAAGGTGATGATATGGGATGATCATCAATCCAGGTGCATCGGCGAGCTGTCGTTTCGATCCGAGGTGAAATCCGTGAGGCTAAGAAGGGATAGAATTGTGGTTGTTTTAGCTCAGAAGATATTTGTTTACAACTTTGCGGATTTGAAGCTGTTACATCAGATTGAGACGGTGGCAAATCCTAAGGGTTTGTGTGAGGTGTCACAGGTATCGGGATCGATGGTTCTGGTTTGTCCGGGGCTGCAGAAGGGTCAGGTGAGAGTGGAGCATTACGCGTCGAAGAGGACCAAGTTTATAATGGCACATGACTCGAGGattgtgtgttttgcgctcacAAATGATGGGAGGTTACTGGCTACTGCTAGCAGTAAGGGTACTCTTGTCAGAGTGTTCAATACTTTAGATGGATCTTTGGTCCAAGAG GTCAGGAGAGGCGCAGATAGAGCAGAAATCTATAGCCTTGCCTTTTCTTCAACTGCACAATGGCTAGCTGTTTCCAGTGATAAAGGAACTGTCCATGTGTTCAATCTAAAGGTTGATTCAGCAGCTTTAGGAGTTGATAGACCAAGAGGGGCATCTGAGTCAAATGCTACATCTCCATCAGCTGTGTCTCATCTCTCCTTCATTAGAG GTGTGCTACCAAAGTATTTCAGCTCTGAGTGGTCTGTGGCGCAGTTCCGATTGCCAGAAGGTCTGCAGCACATTGTGGCCTTTGGCCACCAAAAGAATACTGTTGTGATTCTTGGCATGGATGGCAG TTTCTACCGATGCCAGTTTGATGCAGCAGCTGGTGGGGAGATGACCCTGTTGGAACATCACAGTTTCTTAAAGCCAGAGGAGAACTTCTAA
- the LOC107761301 gene encoding histone H2A.1, which produces MEAATKTTKGAGGRKGGGPRKKSVTKSVKAGLQFPVGRIARFLKKGRYAQRVGSGAPIYLAAVLEYLAAEVLELAGNAARDNKKSRIIPRHVLLAVRNDEELGKLLSGVTIASGGVLPNINPVLLPKKSAAAEEKASTPKATKSPKKA; this is translated from the exons ATGGAAGCAGCAACCAAGACAACCAAAGGTGCCGGAGGAAGGAAAGGAGGAGGCCCAAGAAAGAAGTCTGTAACCAAATCAGTCAAAGCTGGCCTTCAGTTCCCAGTTGGTCGTATTGCTCGTTTCTTGAAGAAGGGTCGTTATGCTCAGCGTGTTGGAAGTGGTGCTCCAATTTACCTCGCTGCTGTTCTTGAATACCTTGCTGCTGAG GTGTTGGAGTTGGCTGGAAATGCAGCGAGAGATAACAAGAAGAGTAGGATTATTCCCAGGCATGTGCTTTTGGCAGTGAGGAATGATGAAGAGTTGGGGAAATTGCTTAGTGGAGTTACCATCGCAAGCGGAGGTGTTCTTCCCAACATTAACCCAGTCTTGTTGCCAAAGAAATCTGCTGCAGCTGAGGAGAAGGCATCTACACCCAAGGCCACCAAGTCGCCAAAGAAGGCCTAG